A genomic window from Gossypium hirsutum isolate 1008001.06 chromosome D12, Gossypium_hirsutum_v2.1, whole genome shotgun sequence includes:
- the LOC107951246 gene encoding BICD family-like cargo adapter 1 isoform X1 → MSSSSRGDGENSIDVEELLEIETRCRELRKEKDMLKESQPQGFELIRGLELHVKSLSEACTQDKKHIQKLERELKNCSQEIDYLQDQLSARNEEVKFLNDHVHDLEIKLVDMEDLREKIDHLIGELNSSNSERLLLMQEIENKEEELRQSALCIEKLEESVSSMALESQCEIESLKLDITALEQMSLEARKSEEENAQENSQMNVLIEELEVQLQNAHEIIEALEKENKALSGKLIASEKNAKIFCQNINQWLKSKDRSQLDTDAAFGEPESIITISKDTSGCKELFGALLSDVALVLESDSNSKEQIKSMSDQINEYELLVKQLKEELREQKLKAKEEAEDLAQEMAELRYQMTGLLEEECKRRACIEQVSLQRIAELEAQIQKEPRNSMAVVRHLRES, encoded by the exons ATGTCAAGTAGCTCAAGGGGAGATGGAGAAAACTCCATTGATGTTGAGGAACTCTTGGAGATCGAAACAAGATGCAGAGAG CTACGGAAAGAAAAAGACATGTTGAAAGAATCACAACCTCAGGGCTTTGAACTGATCAGG GGACTAGAACTACATGTGAAGTCTCTATCAGAAGCTTGTACCCAAGACAAAAAACATATTCAAAAATTGGAAAGAGAGCTAAAAAATTGCTCTCAAGAAATTG ATTACCTGCAGGATCAACTAAGTGCAAGGAATGAAGAGGTCAAATTTCTAAATGACCATGTGCACGACCTTGAGATCAAATTAGTAGACATGGAAGATTTACGGGAGAAAATTGATCATTTGATAGGGGAGTTGAACAGCTCGAACTCTGAGCGGTTGTTACTAATGCAGGAAATAGAGAACAAAGAAGAAGAGCTGCGACAGTCAGCTTTGTGCATAGAGAAATTGGAGGAATCGGTTTCATCTATGGCACTGGAGTCCCAGTGTGAAATAGAGAGCTTGAAGCTTGATATAACAGCATTGGAGCAAATGTCTCTTGAAGCCCGGAAGTCCGAGGAAGAAAATGCTCAAGAAAATTCccaaatgaatgttttaattgaaGAGCTCGAGGTCCAGCTTCAGAATGCACATGAAATTATTGAAGcattagagaaagaaaataaagcgCTAAGTGGAAAGCTCATTGCATCTGAAAAAAATGCTAAGATATTCTGTCAAAACATCAATCAATGGCTGAAAAGCAAGGACAGATCACAACTCGATACGGACGCTGCCTTTGGTGAACCAGAAAGCATTATTACAATATCAAAAGATACAAG CGGCTGCAAAGAACTCTTTGGTGCACTACTTTCAGACGTGGCCTTAGTGCTGGAATCTGATTCCAACTCAAAGGAGCAGATCAAAAGCATGTCGGATCAGATAAATGAATATGAACTCTTAGTGAAGCAGCTTAAG GAAGAACTGAGAGAGCAAAAGTTAAAAGCAAAGGAAGAAGCCGAGGATCTAGCACAAGAAATGGCTGAGCTGAGGTACCAGATGACAGGCTTGCTTGAAGAAGAGTGCAAGCGCCGTGCGTGTATTGAGCAAGTATCTTTACAGAGAATAGCTGAGTTGGAGGCACAG ATTCAAAAAGAGCCCCGAAATTCAATGGCTGTTGTTAGACATCTCCGGGAATCATAG
- the LOC107951246 gene encoding paramyosin isoform X2: protein MSSSSRGDGENSIDVEELLEIETRCRELRKEKDMLKESQPQGFELIRGLELHVKSLSEACTQDKKHIQKLERELKNCSQEIDYLQDQLSARNEEVKFLNDHVHDLEIKLVDMEDLREKIDHLIGELNSSNSERLLLMQEIENKEEELRQSALCIEKLEESVSSMALESQCEIESLKLDITALEQMSLEARKSEEENAQENSQMNVLIEELEVQLQNAHEIIEALEKENKALSGKLIASEKNAKIFCQNINQWLKSKDRSQLDTDAAFGEPESIITISKDTSGCKELFGALLSDVALVLESDSNSKEQIKSMSDQINEYELLVKQLKN, encoded by the exons ATGTCAAGTAGCTCAAGGGGAGATGGAGAAAACTCCATTGATGTTGAGGAACTCTTGGAGATCGAAACAAGATGCAGAGAG CTACGGAAAGAAAAAGACATGTTGAAAGAATCACAACCTCAGGGCTTTGAACTGATCAGG GGACTAGAACTACATGTGAAGTCTCTATCAGAAGCTTGTACCCAAGACAAAAAACATATTCAAAAATTGGAAAGAGAGCTAAAAAATTGCTCTCAAGAAATTG ATTACCTGCAGGATCAACTAAGTGCAAGGAATGAAGAGGTCAAATTTCTAAATGACCATGTGCACGACCTTGAGATCAAATTAGTAGACATGGAAGATTTACGGGAGAAAATTGATCATTTGATAGGGGAGTTGAACAGCTCGAACTCTGAGCGGTTGTTACTAATGCAGGAAATAGAGAACAAAGAAGAAGAGCTGCGACAGTCAGCTTTGTGCATAGAGAAATTGGAGGAATCGGTTTCATCTATGGCACTGGAGTCCCAGTGTGAAATAGAGAGCTTGAAGCTTGATATAACAGCATTGGAGCAAATGTCTCTTGAAGCCCGGAAGTCCGAGGAAGAAAATGCTCAAGAAAATTCccaaatgaatgttttaattgaaGAGCTCGAGGTCCAGCTTCAGAATGCACATGAAATTATTGAAGcattagagaaagaaaataaagcgCTAAGTGGAAAGCTCATTGCATCTGAAAAAAATGCTAAGATATTCTGTCAAAACATCAATCAATGGCTGAAAAGCAAGGACAGATCACAACTCGATACGGACGCTGCCTTTGGTGAACCAGAAAGCATTATTACAATATCAAAAGATACAAG CGGCTGCAAAGAACTCTTTGGTGCACTACTTTCAGACGTGGCCTTAGTGCTGGAATCTGATTCCAACTCAAAGGAGCAGATCAAAAGCATGTCGGATCAGATAAATGAATATGAACTCTTAGTGAAGCAGCTTAAG AACTGA
- the LOC121224566 gene encoding zinc finger protein 346 — translation MFTVGFQNAQILDSDEGGTLSKIIFKSNSRKMFQSQQSSVTYFPQTPSLPSHPLLFRPPTDLCAHLGQLTLTHFDFEPRPRLYEDPNAASPSWITTPTGPITYGTTSPVAALNSASKNDWMKQSLVNNVIGSTMNQSNLIQPWQYDVCNVVCKTKDVCKRHLMGKNHPRNLQAMINPVTALFPEISNTINNVSIVDQTGNVKEATTFECWGSRWFHSGVNNVACNSHDAFVKHLSGRRHVAQVRLIAIDGIGPYLAAIQANDQFWNKGKKITKNKISQPTWCEVCQINCNSSNVYAKHLSGKKHLKNLQNLEKSKNSTCYSSSIDTPIAANLLIGAVENPAADGCSGADAQKSKKMIARSEAAKEDLETKKQKVMEGGAAATAIRVCVICNVVCNSQTVFNYHLTGQKHATMVKKLANGRIPTVTPQTR, via the exons ATGTTCACCGTTGGATTTCAAAATGCACAAATACTTGACAGTGACGAGGGGGGAACCCTAAGTAAAATTATCTTCAAATCAAATTCACGTAAAATGTTCCAATCACAGCAATCTTCAGTAACGTACTTCCCTCAAACACCATCACTTCCTTCTCACCCACTCTTGTTCCGTCCTCCAACCGACCTCTGTGCTCATCTGGGTCAGTTGACCTTAACCCATTTTGACTTTGAACCCCGGCCTCGATTATATGAGGACCCAAATGCGGCTTCTCCAAGTTGGATCACTACACCCACTGGTCCCATTACATATGGTACTACT TCACCGGTAGCGGCTTTGAATTCTGCTAGTAAGAATGATTGGATGAAGCAATCTTTGGTGAATAATGTAATAGGAAGCACAATGAATCAAAGCAACCTGATTCAACCATGGCAGTATGATGTTTGTAATGTTGTATGCAAAACCAAAGATGTTTGTAAGAGACACCTTATGGGAAAGAATCATCCGAGGAATTTGCAAGCAATGATAAATCCCGTTACTGCACTATTTCCAGAAATTTCTAATACTATCAATAACGTAAGCATCGTGGACCAAACAGGAAATGTA AAAGAAGCAACAACTTTTGAATGCTGGGGCTCCCGTTGGTTCCATTCGGGTGTGAACAACGTTGCTTGTAATAGCCATGATGCTTTCGTTAAACATCTTTCCGGAAGAAGACATGTTGCTCAG GTCAGATTAATAGCTATCGACGGGATTGGACCTTATCTTGCTGCCATCCAAGCTAATGATCAATTTTGGAATAAAGGCAAGAAGATAACTAAGAATAAGATCAGTCAACCTACATGGTGTGAAGTCTGCCAAATCAACTGTAACAGCAGCAATGTCTATGCAAAACACTTGTCTGGGAAAAAACACCTGAAGAACCTTCAGAATTTGGAAAAATCAAAGAACAGCACATGTTATTCTTCTTCCATTGACACACCGATTGCAGCAAATCTCTTAATTGGAGCAGTGGAGAACCCAGCAGCCGATGGTTGCAGTGGTGCTGATGCACAAAAATCGAAAAAGATGATTGCACGGTCTGAGGCAGCCAAGGAGGATTTGGAGACAAAGAAACAGAAAGTGATGGAGGGTGGAGCAGCCGCCACTGCCATTAGGGTATGCGTTATTTGTAATGTGGTATGCAACAGTCAGACGGTCTTCAACTATCATCTTACAGGGCAAAAGCATGCCACCATGGTAAAGAAGCTAGCCAATGGCCGAATACCAACTGTGACACCTCAAACGAGATAA